CAGCTCCAAAATCCAACAGTCTCTGAACTACGGTGTCACAGGAGGaacaaaacagaaagcaaaacaGCAGGAATTGCTCAATGTGGCTGTGATAAACAGCTCAACAGGGACACCTGGTGGCCTTTTTAGGCTACTACCTTACATGTATATCATAATGTGTGATAAGAAAACACTAGAATCACTTGAACACAAATTAGTATATGAATGATATTTGTAGGAAAGTACCATGTGCACTTTAAGATGGACCTGCTTGTCCTTCTTTGTCATCTATCCAGTCTGTATCCACTGAAGAGTTGAAACTTAGAAAGATACATTTGGAAATGAtgttttgcatggaaaagtgtgcattgtttgttcaattgtgttgttgttgttgtgttgtcacACTGCTTAGTCCAAGTTGTCGGGATAGTTTGATAATACCAATGTTTGTTCATGTAttgtttaagcattaattagtaACTACATGAATTGTTTTTGAATCAAGGATAATGAAAGTACTTACTTCCTTCGGCAAATGCTTGGACAAGCATTTTAGTTTCctccattttgttttgtaatttttcctGTAACTTCTGGATGGTGTTGTCCTTTATTTCCAGATGTGCAGCTTAACTCATCACAACAGatttttgctgctggatctcctGCCTTGCATATTTAAATGAGTTCTGCAGGGCTTGTTTCTCCTTTGCATCTTGATGCCCGGCCTCAACACATGCCaagcccacaatttttgtctgaacaggattcctttaacaataatttaattgtCAATAtatctgctatagaatgtgtcTTGTTTGggctgaatcggagaaaaactctaggaggagctctcaaaagtatgcacccttagttaggcgtcattcttcacattcaaagctgtatgtgcgtttgatgccctgCCTCAAcggctgccacgcccacaattctAGTCAGAACGGAATTCTTCAAACAAtttttaatcgtcaatgtgtcttcTATaagttgcccttggtttggaatgAATCGGAGAAGTGCCTTCggagaagataacgaaagtatgcacccttattttggcctcgtttttcatgttcaaagctaggtggcgctcttcctgttgagttttgaatatgggtgccacagacttttttgtgcatcctgatgccataaatatgtgtaagacttttcatgcatgtagctcaaaaaactcaatgcgtagggtgttatttttacctcaagGGGGCGctacagattttatttttgcgagacctataataacttgcaattttcaccaggcccgatgagtctgcaaaaatatccgcactttcattaacgttcagggggccaaaactgcaatctcctataataataacccttagggttacaataaggtcttcgccaccatcggtgctcgggccctaattatttaaaaagtataGAAAACTGAGAAGAtgacataataataatgtacaaaattataaaataacgataataactttaaaacaaTGGCAATATACCTAAATGTGGtcttggaaaataaaaaaaataggggATACTTATTAATAGGTCTATGATAGACACTTTTGAACATTGGAAAGCATAGTCTACCTCAACATATCTTGTTTAAACTCTGAAGGTTCAAAAAAGCTTTTCAGCCATTCAAAgattttcacatttgacatgttATGATTGACTAACAATATTTCCTCTTTTGTAACAGCTGCTGCCTCATCGTCCACCGTAGCACCTATAGTTACAACAAAAGAAGCAACAAGTGGAGCTCTAACCACAGCTGCACCAACTACAACAGCTTTCATGACAGCAGCTGCTGCAACTACAACCaaagctgccccaacaacaaccacaactgctccaacaacaaccacagctgctccaacaacaacagctgccccaacaaccacagctgccccaacaaccacagctgcccaaacaacaacaacagctgctccaacaacaacaacagctgccccaacaacaaccacagctgctccaacaacaaccacagctgctccaacaacaacaacagctgctccaacaacaaccacagctgctccaacaacagctgccccagcaacaaccacagctgccccaacaacaaccacagctgcaccaacaacaaccacagctgctccagcaacagctgccccaacaacaaccacagctgccccaacaacaaccacagctactccaacaacaacagctacaccaacaacaaccacagctgctccaacaacaaccacagctgctccaacaacaaccacagctgctccaacaacaacaacagctgctccaacaaccacagctgttccaacaacaaccacagctgcaccaacaacaaccacagcttctcttacaacaacaacagctgccccaacaacaaccacagctgcaccaacaacaaccacagctgctccaacaacaacaacagccgcaccaacaacaaccacagctgccccaacaacaaccacagctgctccaacaacaaccacagctgctccaacaacaacaacagccgcaccaacaacaaccacagctgccccaacagcaaccacagctgccccaacaacaaccacagctgctccaacaacaaccacagctgctccaacaacaacaacagctgccccaacaacaaccacagctgcccaaacaacaaccacagctgctccaacaacaacaacagctgcaccaacaacaaccacagctgctccaacaacagcaacagctgcaccaacaacaaccacagctactccaacaacaaccacagctgctccaacaacaacaacagctgcaccaacaacaaccacagctgctccaacaacaacaacagctgcaccaacaacaaccacagctgctccaacaacaacatttgcaccaacaaccacagctgctccaacaacaacagctgccccaacaacaaccacagctgccacaacaacaaccacagctgctccaacaacaacaacagctgcaccaacaacaaccacagctgctccaacaacaaccacagctgctccaacaacaaccacagctgctccaacaacaaccacagctgctccaacaacaacagctgccccaacaacaaccacagctgccccaacaacaaccacagctgctccaacaacaacaacagctgcaccaacaacaaccacagctgctccaacaacagcaacagctgcaccaacaacaaccacagctactccaacaacaaccacagctgctccaacaacaaccacagctgctccaacaacaaccacagctgccccaacaacaaccacagctgctccaacaacaaccacagctgcaccaacaacaaccacagctgctccaacaacaacagctgccccaacaacaaccacagctgccccaacaacaaccacagctgccccaacaacaacaacagctgctccaacaacaacagctgcaccaacaacaacaacagctgctccaacaacaaccacagctgccccaacaacaacaacagctgctccaacaacaacaacagccgcaccaacaacaaccacagctgccccaacaacaaccacagctgccccaacaacaaccacagctgctccaacaacaaccacagctgctccaacaacaacagctgccccaacaacaaccacagctgccccaacaacaaccacagcctctccaacaacaacaacagctgcaccaacaacaaccacagctgctccaacaacagcaacagctgcaccaacaacaaccacagctactccaacaacaaccacagctgctccaacaacaacaacagctgcaccaacaacaaccacagctgctccaacaacaacaacagctgcaccaacaacaaccacagctgctccaacaacaacatttgcaccaacaaccacagctgctccaacaacaacagctgccccaacaacaaccacagctgccccaacaacaaccacagctgctccaacaacaacaacagctgcaccaacaacaaccacagctgctccaacaacaaccacagctgctccaacaacaaccacagctgctccaacaacaaccacagctgctccaacaacaacagctgccccaacaacaaccacagctgccccaacaacaaccacagctgctccaacaacaacaacagctgcaccaacaacaaccacagctgctccaacaacagcaacagctgcaccaacaacaaccacagctactccacaacaacacaagctgctccaacaacaacccaCAGCTGCCCcaccaacaaccacagctgccccaacaacaaccacagctgcaccaacaacaaccacagctgctccaacaacaacagctgcaccaacaacaaccacagctgccccaccAACAAcatccacagctgctccaacaacaaccacagctgcccccaacaacaaccacagctgctccaacaacaacaacagctgcaccaacaacaaccacagctgctccaacaacaaccacagctgctccaacaacaaccacagctgctccaacaacaacaacagctgcaccaacaacaaccacagctgctccaacgacagctgccccaacaacaaccacagcttccccaacaacaaccacagctactccaacaacaacaacagctacaCCAACaacaccacagctgctccaacaacagctgccccaacaacaaccacagctactccaacaacaacaacagctgcaccaacaacaaccacagctgctccaacaacaaccacagctactccaacaacaacagctacaccaacaacaaccacagctgctccaacaacaaccacagctgccccaacaacaaccacagctactccaacaacaacaacagctgcaccaacaacaaccacagctgctccaacaacaaccacagctgctccaacaacaaccacagctgctccaacaacaacaacagctgcaccaacaacaacaacagctgccccaacaacaaccacagctgccccaacaacaaccacagctgctccaacaacaacaacagctgcaccaacaacaaccacagctgctccaacaacaacaacagctgcaccaacaacaaccacagctactccaacaacaaccacagctgctccaacaacaaccacagctgcaccaacaacaaccacagctgctccaacgacagctgccccaacaacaaccacagcttccccaacaacaaccacagctactccaacaacaacagctacaccaacaacaaccacagctgctccaacaacaaccacagctgccccaacaacaaccacagctactccaacaacaacaacagctgcaccaacaacaaccacagctgctccaacaacaaccacagctactccaacaacaacagctacaccaacaacaaccacagctgctccaacaacaaccacagctgatccaacaacaacaacagctgcaccaaTAACAACCACAGCtgatccaacaacaacaacagctgcaccaacaacaaccacagctactccaacaacaacaacagctgcaccaacaacaaccacagctacaccaacaacaaccacagctgctccaacaacaaccacagctgctccaacaacaacaacagctgcaccaacaacaacaacagctgctccaacaacaacaacagctgccccaacaacaaccacagctgctccaacaacaacaacagctgcaccaacaacaaccacagctacaccaacaacaaccacagctgctccaacaacaccagctgcccaacaacaaccacagctactccaacaaaacaacagctgcaccaacaacaaccacagctgctccaacaacaaccacagctgctccaacaaaaaccacagctgcaccaacaacaaccacagctactccaacaacaaccacagctgctccaacaacaaccacagctgcaccaacaacaaccacagctgctccaacgacagctgccccaacaacaaccacagcttccccaacaacaaccacagctactccaacaacaacagctacaacaacaaacacagatgctccaacaacaaccacagctgccccaacaacaacacagctactccaacaacaacaacaagctgcaccaacaaccacagctgctccaaccacagctactccaacaacaacagctacaccaacaacaaccacagctgctccaacaacaaccacagctgctccaacaacaacaacagctgcaccaacaacaaccacagctgctccaacaacaaccacagctgctccaacaacaacaacagctgcaccaacaacaacaacagctgccccaacaacaaccacagctgctccaacaacaacaacagctgcaccaacaacaaccacagctgctccaacaacaacaacagctgcaccaacaacaaccacagctactccaacaacaaccacagctgctccaacaacaaccacagctgctccaacaacaaccacagctgctccaacaacaaccacagctgctccaacaacaaccacagctgcttcaACAACGacaacagctactccaacaacaaccacagctgctccaacaacaaccacagctgctccaacaacaacaacagttgcaccaacaacaacaacagctactccaacaacaaccacagctactccaacaacaaccacagctgctccaacaacaaccacagctgctccaacaacaaccacagctgctccaacaacaaccacagctgctccaacaacaaacagctgcccaacaacaaccagctgctccaacaacaaacagctgccaccaacaacaaccacagctgccccacaacaacaacaaagctgctccaacaacaaaaacagctgcaccaacaacaaTCCACAACGGCTCCTAACAACAACCacaagctgctccaacaaccaaccacagctgctccaacaacaaccacagctgctcccaacaacaacaacagctgtaccaacaaccacagctactccaacaacaacaacagctgcaccaacaacaaccacagctgctccaacaacaaccacagctgctccaacaacaaccacagctgctccaacaacaaccacagctgctccaacaacaacaacaacagctgcaccaacaaccaccgctgctccaacaacaacagctgccccaacaacaaccacagctgccccaacaacaaccacagctgctccaacaacaacaaaagctgcaccaacaacaaccacagctgctccaacaacaaccacagctgctccaacaacaaccacagctgctccaacaacaccacagctgctccaacaacaacaacagctgcaccaacaaccacagctgctccaacaacacaacagctgcaccaacaacaaccacagctgctccaacaacaacaacagcttgcaccaacaacaaccacagctactccaacaacaaccacagctgctccaacaccaccaccagctgcaccaacaacaaccacagctgctccaacaacagctgccccaacaacaaccacagcttccccaacaacaaccacagctactccaacaacaacagctacaccaacaacaaccacagctgctccaacaacaaccacagctgccccaacaacaaccacagctactccaacaacaacaacaacagctgcaccaacaacaaccacagctgctccaacaacaaccacagctactccaacaacaacagctgcactaccaacaaccacagctactccaacaacaaccacagctgctccaacaacaaccacagctgcaccaacaacaaccacagctactccaacaacaacaacagctgcaccaacaacaaccacagctgctccaacaacaaccacagctgccccaacaacaaccacagctgccccaacaacaaccacagctgctccaacaacaacaacagctgcaccaacaacaaccacagctgctccaacaacaacaacagctgcaccaacaacaaccacagctactccaacaacaaccacagctgctacaacaacaaccacagctgctccaacaacaaccacagctgctccaacaacaacaacagctgcaccaacaacaaccacagctcttccaacaacagctgccccaacaacaaccacagctactccaaaaacaacaacagctgcaccaacaacaaccacagctgctccaacaacaaccacagctgctccaacaacaaccacagctgctccaacaacaacaacaacagctgcaccaacaacaacaacagctgccccaacaacaaccacagctgctccaacaacaaccacagctgctccaacaacaacaacagctgctccaacaacaaccacagctgctccaacaacaacaacaacagctgcaccaacaacaaccacagctgctccaacaacaaccacagctgctccaacaacaaccacagctgctccaacaacaacaacagctgcaccaacaacaaccacagctgctccaacaacaaccacagctgctccaacaacgacaacagctactccaacaacaaccacagctgctccaacaacaacaacaaccacagcaacaacaacaaatgctgctccaacaacaacaacagctgcaccaacaacaaccacagctactccaacaacaaccacagctgctccaacaacaaccacagctactccaacaacaaccacagctgctccaacaacaaccacagctgcccaacaacaaccacagctactccaacaacaacaacacagctgcaccaacaacaaccacagctgctccacNNNNNNNNNNNNNNNNNNNNNNNNNNNNNNNNNNNNNNNNNNNNNNNNNNNNNNNNNNNNNNNNNNNNNNNNNNNNNNNNNNNNNNNNNNNNNNNNNNNNacagagggagagagataagCTGAGGAGAAAGGACATAAAAAGTGTCAGTAGACTGGAGCAACAGACCAAGCtagtggctgcactacagcttagaaaCAACATATGACCAACATTTTAAGcctataataatacatttataaaattataacattttataattgtatcaaaatacaaatatataaaactattaaataaaatattaataattggTTTAGCCAACCAGTAATTATGGTGCTGTCTAGCAAGGGTTACGGCATTTAGTCAgctaagcacacacacatcccttaTGCAGATCATTTCTCCTACAATTTAGGAGTACATTCAGAGCAGCAAGACATTCCCCTTCAAAGTGAGATACGCACtcaagaaaacttaaaaaaatttttacttttacgtTGCTTTTTTACGtcagaataattcaaaatgAGTTGACTCTCACAGTCAAGTGAGCTTTGTACACAAGCAGCTAATAGAAATGTACTGTAAATGActacttttatacttttactCTGTAATAAATAAGATGAGCCAGTGCTTCTTTTACTGAAGTCATTGTTACACAAGCATCTGTTATTTTACTTGAATAAAGAATGTAAGTACTTATTACTGTTTTAAGGagatattattttatgttttcctgttttgttcaTAGAACTGCAAAACTTAACTGCAACAATTAGTTACTTTTACACTTACAAATGTAACTATTTATTGCTATGATTAAAGCTTGAAGTGCTTGCTTCCAGAAGCAAATATTAAGTGCCTGAAAAGGATATTAAATAAGAATTTTTAATATTAACTCCATAGAAAGGTATCAGTTATcaaaataactgtttattcacaaatcagaatcaataaaaaacacaatccacatcattaaaaacatacagagaCAGGAGCTCTGTAACTGAAGGCTGCAGTTTATAATGTCATTAACCTGATTTAACAATTGACATTTCATTTGGAAACATAGTGGTGTCTTTTCAGTGCTGTTAGAAAGTACAATATTCTTTCCCTCAAAGACTTGAAATAAATGACTAACATTTTTCACAAGTgaaataaatgtgttcagtTCATCCTCTTGGCTTaccaatacatttaaaattcatacaACGGGAGGCTGTGTAGTAGAAAGAATTTTCACAAGAGGTTAcagctcttctttcttcttcaaaaTTATCTGACGCACCATTTCAGCTATTTTTGGTCGAAGTTCTTTGACAGAAACTTTAGGTCCCCATGCATCCACCACTTTGCCATTAACATCAATGAGATACTTCCAGAAATTCCAGTCAGGTTCCTTTCCAGAAGACTCTGCAGGGCATaagagaagacagaaaagatattagtgctttaaaaatgtattaaaaagtgTGCATGACAGTGTTTTCTATTGCGGCTCCCACCCAAAAACACCACTTCTCTTTCTTCGGCTCTACCAAATAACTTTATTCATCACTTGTTTTGAGGATTACTCAAAGCTATTCTTAAACCTGGGCCCTATTATGGCTACTCGGTACAATGACATTTGTAATTATTTCAGCAAAAGACAGCAACTCCCTTTCTCAGCAAGGTAAAATTACTCCATTGTCTAAAggatatacagtggggcaaaaaagtatttagtcagccactgattttgcaagttctcctacttagaaagatgagagaggtctgtaattttcatcagaggt
The genomic region above belongs to Notolabrus celidotus isolate fNotCel1 chromosome 2, fNotCel1.pri, whole genome shotgun sequence and contains:
- the LOC117828955 gene encoding putative mediator of RNA polymerase II transcription subunit 26 — protein: QQLLQQQQQLPQQQPQLLQQQPQLLQQQQQLLQQQPQLLQQQLPQQQPQLPQQQPQLHQQQPQLLQQQLPQQQPQLPQQQPQLLQQQQLHQQQPQLLQQQPQLLQQQPQLLQQQQQLLQQPQLFQQQPQLHQQQPQLLLQQQQLPQQQPQLHQQQPQLLQQQQQPHQQQPQLPQQQPQLLQQQPQLLQQQQQPHQQQPQLPQQQPQLPQQQPQLLQQQPQLLQQQQQLPQQQPQLPKQQPQLLQQQQQLHQQQPQLLQQQQQLHQQQPQLLQQQQPQLLQQQPQLLQQQPQLLQQQQLPQQQPQLPQQQPQLLQQQQQLHQQQPQLLQQQQQLHQQQPQLLQQQPQLLQQQPQLLQQQPQLPQQQPQLLQQQPQLHQQQPQLLQQQQLPQQQPQLPQQQPQLPQQQQQLLQQQQLHQQQQQLLQQQPQLPQQQQQLLQQQQQPHQQQPQLPQQQPQLPQQQPQLLQQQPQLLQQQQLPQQQPQLPQQQPQPLQQQQQLHQQQPQLLQQQQQLHQQQPQLLQQQPQLLQQQQQLHQQQPQLLQQQQQLHQQQPQLLQQQHLHQQPQLLQQQQLPQQQPQLPQQQPQLLQQQQQLHQQQPQLLQQQPQLLQQQPQLLQQQPQLLQ